Proteins encoded in a region of the Streptomyces sp. PCS3-D2 genome:
- a CDS encoding BrxA/BrxB family bacilliredoxin, with amino-acid sequence MPYSPLLVKPFREELTSIGFVELLTADEVDRAMKDADTGMTLVAINSVTGCAAGMARPGVRLALSGDAKRPDRLLTVFDEQDIEATAQMRSYFPDIPPSHPSFALFKDGELVHFIPRHRIEGRDAESVAADLEAAFNEHGQ; translated from the coding sequence ATGCCGTACTCTCCACTGCTCGTCAAGCCCTTCCGGGAAGAACTGACCAGCATCGGCTTCGTCGAACTGCTGACCGCCGACGAGGTCGACCGCGCCATGAAGGATGCCGACACCGGCATGACCCTGGTGGCCATCAACTCCGTCACCGGCTGCGCGGCCGGCATGGCCCGGCCTGGTGTGCGGCTCGCCTTGTCCGGCGACGCCAAGCGCCCGGACCGGCTGCTCACCGTGTTCGACGAGCAGGACATCGAAGCCACCGCGCAGATGCGCTCCTACTTCCCCGACATCCCGCCGTCCCACCCCTCTTTCGCCCTCTTCAAGGACGGCGAACTCGTCCACTTCATCCCCCGCCACCGCATCGAAGGCCGCGACGCCGAGAGCGTCGCCGCCGACCTTGAGGCCGCCTTCAACGAGCACGGCCAGTAG
- a CDS encoding dihydrofolate reductase family protein, with product MRRLTYFIATTVDGFIGAPDGDGDFFYSHLDSAFIEHLKAEYPETIAAQARAQLGIADTPPKRFDAVLMGRATYEPGLKAGMSSPYGHLPEQYVVSRSLTTPPDPQVRLISGDVAARVRELKARDGLGIWLCGGADLATQLIDEIDEFVVKTYPVFAGTGMPMTRAGFGVRPLELTGVTALGGGQIVSTYVRKG from the coding sequence TTGCGCAGGCTCACGTACTTCATCGCCACCACCGTCGACGGGTTCATCGGCGCCCCGGACGGCGACGGCGACTTCTTCTACAGCCACCTCGACAGCGCATTCATCGAGCACCTCAAGGCCGAGTACCCGGAGACCATCGCCGCCCAGGCGCGCGCGCAGCTCGGGATCGCCGACACCCCGCCCAAGCGCTTCGATGCGGTCCTCATGGGGCGCGCCACCTACGAGCCCGGCCTCAAGGCCGGTATGAGCAGCCCCTACGGCCACCTGCCCGAGCAGTACGTCGTCTCGCGCTCTCTCACCACCCCGCCCGACCCTCAGGTGCGGCTGATCAGCGGTGACGTGGCGGCCCGCGTCCGTGAGCTCAAGGCCCGGGACGGGCTCGGCATCTGGCTCTGCGGCGGCGCGGACCTCGCCACCCAGCTGATCGACGAGATCGACGAGTTCGTCGTGAAGACCTATCCGGTCTTCGCGGGCACCGGCATGCCGATGACGCGCGCCGGCTTCGGTGTGCGGCCCCTGGAGCTCACCGGGGTCACGGCCCTCGGCGGCGGCCAGATCGTCAGCACCTACGTCCGCAAGGGCTGA
- a CDS encoding family 2 encapsulin nanocompartment cargo protein polyprenyl transferase yields the protein MSAIVTGEGQEAAALLERTREAVHPELRRSVESLPGGMRRVAMYHFGWEQADGTPAEGSPGKAIRPALVLAAAQALQGLGGAGPVDHAVRAAVAVELAHNFTLLHDDVIDKDVRRRGRATAWTVFGTPDAIITGDAMMALAQRLLADDPHPAAAAASSRLSACLIELCAGQQADCAFEQRRDVSLDECLTMAAAKTGALLGCACALGALYAGAGPEEVDAMDTFGREAGLAFQLIDDLIGIWGDPGHTGKSAGADLVARKKSLPVVAALTSGTAAGRQLADLYAGPMTGDDVRRAADAVERAGGRDWAQAQAADRMGRAVQQLSRAVPDLGAAGGLLSLAEFVTRRTR from the coding sequence ATGAGCGCGATCGTGACCGGCGAGGGTCAGGAGGCCGCGGCCCTGCTGGAGCGGACGAGGGAGGCGGTCCACCCGGAACTGCGCCGCAGCGTCGAGAGCCTGCCCGGCGGGATGCGGCGCGTGGCCATGTACCACTTCGGCTGGGAGCAGGCGGACGGAACCCCGGCCGAGGGCAGTCCCGGCAAGGCGATCCGCCCGGCCCTGGTGCTCGCCGCGGCCCAGGCCCTGCAGGGGTTGGGCGGCGCCGGACCGGTCGACCACGCCGTGCGGGCCGCGGTGGCGGTGGAGCTGGCGCACAACTTCACGCTGCTGCACGACGACGTCATCGACAAGGACGTTCGCCGCCGCGGCCGGGCCACCGCCTGGACGGTCTTCGGCACGCCGGACGCGATCATCACGGGCGACGCCATGATGGCGCTCGCCCAGCGGCTGCTCGCCGACGATCCGCACCCCGCCGCCGCGGCGGCCTCGTCCCGACTCTCGGCCTGCCTCATCGAGCTGTGCGCCGGCCAGCAGGCCGACTGCGCCTTCGAGCAGCGCCGGGACGTCTCGCTCGACGAGTGCCTGACCATGGCGGCGGCCAAGACCGGGGCGCTGCTGGGCTGCGCGTGCGCGCTGGGTGCGCTGTACGCGGGGGCCGGACCGGAGGAGGTCGACGCCATGGACACCTTCGGCCGGGAGGCGGGCCTGGCCTTCCAGCTGATCGACGACCTGATCGGCATCTGGGGGGACCCGGGGCACACCGGCAAGTCCGCAGGGGCCGACCTGGTGGCCCGCAAGAAGTCCCTGCCGGTCGTGGCCGCCCTCACTTCGGGCACCGCGGCGGGCCGGCAGCTCGCCGACCTGTACGCGGGTCCCATGACCGGGGACGACGTGCGCAGGGCGGCCGACGCGGTGGAACGGGCCGGCGGGCGGGACTGGGCCCAGGCCCAGGCCGCCGACCGGATGGGGCGCGCGGTCCAGCAGCTGTCCCGGGCCGTGCCGGACCTCGGGGCGGCGGGCGGGCTGCTGTCGCTGGCGGAATTCGTGACGCGCCGTACGAGGTGA
- a CDS encoding LysR family transcriptional regulator — MELEVRHLRALCAIADAGSLHKAARQLGVSQPSLTTQLRRIERALDGELFLRERTGCRPTPFGRTVLGRARPLLADMAALVAEARAQAHGPRLRIGSTASRALPGWLRRLHRRLPDTETSLLVDVSANALLRMVAAGQLDVAFVHEVEGSPLRLPDGLQTRVLMEREPQFVSMPRDHPAARQEIVSLRDLAADRWAVDPSVDGEWDGLRRVFAGAGLDPPVLHTDYHTATSLIISGEAVAPCQPTSGPREDMAIRPLCGDPLAVRLLLATRPGAHAEVYEDLRAAYREAALRTPPYRAWLHHHASPLLEAA, encoded by the coding sequence ATGGAGCTTGAGGTCAGGCACCTGCGCGCGCTGTGCGCCATCGCCGACGCCGGCAGCCTGCACAAGGCCGCCCGGCAACTCGGCGTGAGCCAGCCCTCGTTGACCACACAGCTGCGCCGCATCGAACGGGCCCTGGACGGCGAGCTGTTCCTGCGCGAGCGGACCGGATGCCGGCCCACCCCGTTCGGCCGCACCGTGCTCGGCAGGGCCCGACCGCTTCTCGCCGACATGGCCGCTCTGGTGGCGGAGGCCCGCGCACAGGCCCACGGCCCGCGGCTGCGCATCGGCTCGACGGCCAGCCGGGCCCTGCCCGGGTGGCTGCGGCGCCTCCATCGGCGGCTGCCCGACACCGAGACCTCCCTCCTGGTGGACGTGTCCGCGAACGCGCTGCTCAGGATGGTGGCCGCGGGGCAACTGGACGTGGCCTTCGTGCACGAGGTGGAGGGCAGCCCGCTGCGGCTGCCCGACGGGCTCCAGACGCGCGTGCTGATGGAGCGCGAGCCGCAGTTCGTCTCGATGCCGAGGGACCACCCCGCCGCGCGGCAGGAGATCGTCTCCTTACGGGACCTGGCCGCGGACCGCTGGGCGGTGGATCCGTCGGTCGACGGCGAGTGGGACGGCCTGCGCAGGGTCTTCGCCGGGGCCGGACTCGACCCGCCAGTGCTGCACACCGACTACCACACGGCGACCTCGCTGATCATCTCCGGCGAGGCGGTCGCACCCTGCCAGCCGACCTCCGGGCCGCGCGAGGACATGGCGATCCGGCCGCTGTGCGGGGATCCCCTGGCCGTGCGGCTGCTCCTGGCGACCCGCCCGGGCGCGCACGCCGAGGTCTACGAGGACCTCCGCGCGGCCTACCGCGAGGCCGCCCTGCGCACGCCCCCGTACCGGGCATGGCTGCACCACCACGCGAGCCCGCTGCTGGAGGCTGCCTGA
- a CDS encoding family 2B encapsulin nanocompartment shell protein, translated as MSVQAGSESEAQTPQRSLGTAAARNLATTTKSAPQMQEITSRWLLKALPWVSVQGGTYRVNRRLSYSVGNGVVEFVKTGTQVQVIPAELGELPLLRDYEDLDVLGELAQRCRQIDFEVGQELTSFGSPSDEVFLLAHGRIDQIGPGPYGDDAVLRTVADGAYFGEDSLVDEESIWEYTARAATPGTALALSRQDFQLLADRVPSLREHLDRVRSAPAQRTNKYGEAEIDLSAGHQGEAVLPGTFVDYEARPREYELSIAQTVLRVHSRVADLYNHPMNQTEQQLRLTVEALRERQEHEMLNNRDFGLLHNADYDQRIQPHDGGPSPDDMDQLLSMRRGSKLFLAHPKAIAAFGRECNKRGIYPETVDVDGTRVTTWRGVPIFPSNKIPISDARTTSILCMRTGEEEQGVIGLHQPGLPDEIEPSLSVRFMGISEQAIISYLVTAYFSAAVLVPDALGVLENVEIGRWR; from the coding sequence ATGTCGGTCCAGGCAGGTTCCGAGTCCGAAGCCCAGACACCGCAGCGCAGTCTGGGGACGGCGGCCGCGCGGAACTTGGCAACCACGACCAAGTCCGCGCCGCAGATGCAGGAGATCACTTCGCGGTGGCTGCTGAAGGCGCTGCCGTGGGTGTCGGTGCAGGGCGGCACCTACCGGGTGAACCGGCGGCTGAGCTACTCGGTCGGCAACGGCGTCGTGGAGTTCGTCAAGACCGGGACCCAGGTCCAGGTGATCCCGGCCGAGCTCGGCGAACTCCCGCTGCTGCGCGACTACGAGGACCTCGATGTGCTGGGTGAACTCGCCCAGCGGTGCCGACAGATCGACTTCGAGGTCGGTCAGGAGCTGACTTCCTTCGGCAGCCCGTCCGACGAGGTCTTCCTCCTCGCGCACGGCCGCATCGACCAGATCGGTCCGGGCCCCTACGGGGACGACGCCGTCCTGCGGACCGTCGCCGACGGCGCCTACTTCGGCGAGGACTCCCTCGTCGATGAAGAATCGATTTGGGAGTACACCGCCCGCGCCGCCACCCCCGGCACCGCCCTCGCCCTGTCCCGGCAGGACTTCCAGCTGCTGGCCGACCGGGTCCCCTCGCTGCGCGAGCACCTGGACCGCGTGCGCTCGGCGCCCGCCCAGCGCACCAACAAGTACGGCGAGGCGGAGATCGACCTCTCGGCCGGCCACCAGGGCGAGGCCGTCCTCCCCGGCACCTTCGTGGACTACGAGGCCCGCCCGCGCGAGTACGAACTCTCCATCGCGCAGACCGTCCTGCGCGTGCACTCGCGCGTCGCCGACCTCTACAACCACCCGATGAACCAGACCGAGCAGCAGTTGCGGCTGACGGTCGAGGCGCTGCGCGAGCGCCAGGAGCACGAGATGCTCAACAACCGCGACTTCGGCCTGCTCCACAACGCCGACTACGACCAGCGCATCCAGCCGCACGACGGCGGCCCCAGCCCCGACGACATGGACCAGCTGCTCAGCATGCGGCGCGGCTCCAAGCTCTTCCTCGCGCACCCCAAGGCGATCGCCGCCTTCGGCCGCGAGTGCAACAAGCGCGGGATCTACCCGGAGACGGTGGACGTCGACGGCACCCGGGTGACCACCTGGCGCGGTGTGCCCATCTTCCCGAGCAACAAGATCCCGATCAGCGACGCCCGCACCACCTCCATCCTGTGCATGCGCACCGGCGAGGAGGAGCAGGGCGTGATCGGCCTGCACCAGCCGGGCCTCCCGGACGAGATCGAGCCGAGCCTGTCAGTCCGCTTCATGGGGATCAGCGAGCAGGCGATCATCTCGTACCTGGTCACCGCGTACTTCTCCGCCGCGGTGCTGGTGCCGGACGCGCTCGGCGTGCTGGAGAACGTCGAGATCGGCCGCTGGCGCTGA
- a CDS encoding globin domain-containing protein, whose amino-acid sequence MLSAKSTATVRATLPAIGAAIGDITELFYAKLFTAHPELLRDLFNRGNQNAGLQKQALAGSIAAFATHLVEHPDTRPDVMLTRIAHKHASLGVTREQYAIVHQHLFEAIAETLGEAVTPEVAQAWDEVYWLMANALVAIENRLYAGHRIAAGDVWREWTVTGRTEETADCATFRITPADDAPAPAHLPGQYVSVQVELPDGARQIRQYSLSGAPGSDVRTITVKRVHGPAAGGPDGEVSNHLHTHVRTGHALRVSAPFGDLVLTDRANPILLASAGIGCTPMLAMLEHLAETGHTAPVTVLHADRSPADHPLRADHRALTHKLADASARFWYEEAAEPGDGEGLMNLSDLHVAPGTSAYLCGPLPFMRSVREQLIAKGVSAADIHYEVFGPDLWLASA is encoded by the coding sequence ATGCTGTCCGCGAAGTCGACCGCGACCGTCCGAGCCACCCTGCCCGCCATCGGAGCAGCCATCGGCGACATAACGGAGCTCTTCTACGCGAAGCTCTTCACGGCCCACCCGGAGCTGCTCCGCGACCTCTTCAACCGGGGCAACCAGAACGCGGGCCTCCAGAAGCAGGCACTCGCCGGCTCCATCGCCGCCTTCGCCACCCACCTCGTCGAGCACCCGGACACCCGGCCCGACGTGATGCTCACCCGCATCGCACACAAGCACGCCAGCCTCGGCGTCACCCGCGAGCAGTACGCGATCGTCCACCAGCACCTCTTCGAGGCGATCGCCGAGACCCTCGGCGAGGCCGTCACGCCCGAGGTCGCCCAGGCCTGGGACGAGGTCTACTGGCTGATGGCGAACGCCCTCGTGGCCATCGAGAACCGCCTCTACGCCGGGCACCGGATCGCCGCCGGCGACGTGTGGCGGGAGTGGACCGTCACCGGCCGCACCGAGGAGACGGCCGACTGCGCCACCTTCCGGATCACCCCCGCCGACGACGCCCCCGCACCCGCGCACCTGCCCGGCCAGTACGTCTCCGTCCAGGTCGAACTCCCCGACGGAGCACGTCAGATCCGCCAGTACAGCCTCTCCGGCGCGCCCGGCTCCGACGTCCGCACCATCACCGTCAAGCGGGTCCACGGCCCGGCCGCCGGGGGCCCCGACGGCGAGGTCTCCAACCACCTGCACACCCACGTCCGCACCGGCCACGCGCTGCGGGTCTCCGCGCCGTTCGGCGACCTGGTGCTGACGGACCGCGCGAACCCGATCCTGCTCGCCTCGGCGGGCATCGGCTGCACACCGATGCTCGCGATGCTGGAGCACCTGGCCGAGACCGGGCACACCGCACCGGTGACGGTGCTGCACGCCGACCGCTCCCCCGCGGACCACCCGCTGCGGGCCGACCACCGGGCCCTGACCCACAAGCTGGCCGACGCCTCGGCCCGCTTCTGGTACGAGGAGGCGGCGGAGCCCGGCGACGGCGAGGGCCTCATGAACCTCTCGGACCTGCACGTCGCCCCGGGCACCAGCGCCTACCTGTGCGGGCCGCTCCCGTTCATGCGGTCGGTCCGCGAGCAGCTGATCGCCAAGGGCGTGTCGGCCGCCGACATCCACTACGAGGTGTTCGGCCCGGACCTGTGGCTCGCCTCCGCGTGA
- the snpA gene encoding snapalysin codes for MRHSRKALLATAVGIGLAATLGAVPTAAAAPAAVGNAASYAAYERSPENAAANRAFFEAVQRSVAEQRAANPGALAVTVTYNTRYAPSFRTQIASSTRIWNSSVTNVKLQEVSSGGNFSYYEGNDSRGSYASTDGHGRGYIFLDYRQNQQYNSTRVTSHETGHVLGLPDHYSGPCSELMSGGGPGTSCQNATPNYAERTRVNQLWANGFASGLGTKELAPTG; via the coding sequence ATGCGCCACTCCCGTAAGGCCCTGCTGGCGACAGCCGTCGGCATCGGTCTCGCCGCCACCCTCGGCGCCGTCCCCACCGCAGCCGCCGCACCCGCCGCCGTCGGCAACGCCGCCAGCTACGCGGCGTACGAGCGTTCACCGGAGAACGCGGCCGCCAACCGCGCCTTCTTCGAGGCCGTGCAGCGCTCGGTGGCCGAGCAGCGCGCCGCCAACCCCGGCGCCCTCGCCGTCACCGTCACGTACAACACCCGTTACGCGCCGAGTTTCCGTACCCAGATAGCCAGCTCCACCCGCATCTGGAACAGCTCGGTCACCAACGTGAAGCTGCAGGAGGTGTCCTCCGGCGGGAACTTCTCGTACTACGAGGGCAACGACTCGCGCGGCTCGTACGCGAGCACGGACGGGCACGGACGGGGCTACATCTTCCTCGACTACCGCCAGAACCAGCAGTACAACTCCACCCGGGTGACCTCGCACGAGACCGGCCACGTGCTGGGCCTGCCGGACCACTACTCGGGCCCGTGCAGCGAGCTGATGTCGGGCGGTGGCCCGGGCACCTCGTGCCAGAACGCCACCCCGAACTACGCCGAGCGGACGCGCGTCAACCAGCTCTGGGCCAACGGCTTCGCCTCCGGCCTGGGCACGAAGGAGCTCGCCCCCACGGGCTGA
- a CDS encoding GNAT family N-acetyltransferase: protein MALEIRQADRSDRDAVARLLDEAFRADPVSSWVFPDPEHRAAVHGRFLGVFVDVALDEGRIDYAVDGSAAALWLRIPAGEPEGEDEVPARMRAVADPGNERCELVGRLTGAVHPTSEEHEYLLMIAVAPGRQGEGLGTELMRPVLERCDREGVPAYLEASSERSRGLYERLGWEFTGEAVRLPDGPLMWPMWRKPRG, encoded by the coding sequence GTGGCGCTGGAGATACGTCAGGCGGATCGGTCGGACCGGGACGCGGTGGCGAGGCTGCTCGACGAGGCCTTCCGCGCCGACCCGGTGAGCAGCTGGGTCTTCCCGGACCCGGAGCACCGGGCCGCCGTGCACGGGAGGTTCCTGGGCGTCTTCGTGGACGTCGCGCTGGACGAGGGTCGGATCGACTACGCGGTGGACGGCTCGGCAGCGGCCCTGTGGCTGCGGATCCCCGCGGGTGAGCCGGAGGGCGAGGACGAGGTCCCGGCGCGGATGCGGGCCGTGGCCGACCCCGGCAACGAGCGGTGCGAGCTGGTGGGGCGGCTGACCGGCGCGGTGCATCCGACGTCCGAGGAGCACGAGTACCTGCTGATGATCGCGGTCGCCCCGGGGCGTCAGGGGGAGGGGTTGGGCACCGAGCTGATGCGGCCGGTGCTGGAGCGCTGTGACCGGGAGGGCGTGCCGGCGTACCTGGAGGCGAGCAGTGAGCGGAGCAGGGGTCTCTACGAGCGACTCGGCTGGGAGTTCACCGGCGAGGCGGTGCGACTGCCCGACGGGCCGCTGATGTGGCCGATGTGGCGCAAGCCCAGGGGCTGA
- a CDS encoding Rrf2 family transcriptional regulator produces the protein MRLTRFTDLALRTLMRLAVEETDLPTTRDVAATMEVPYTHTAKVVARLQHLGLVEARRGRGGGLALTGAGRAASVGAVVRELEGAGDVVDCDGTTPCPLRGACVLRGALRRAQEAFFAELDPLTVNDLVAAPTGPLLLGIASRAPSGAEGP, from the coding sequence ATGCGGCTGACCCGATTCACCGACCTGGCGCTGCGCACCCTGATGCGCCTGGCCGTCGAGGAGACGGACCTCCCGACCACCCGCGACGTGGCGGCGACGATGGAGGTCCCCTACACCCACACCGCCAAAGTGGTCGCCAGGCTGCAACACCTCGGCCTGGTCGAGGCGCGGCGCGGCCGCGGCGGGGGGCTCGCCCTGACCGGCGCCGGACGGGCCGCCTCGGTGGGCGCGGTGGTGCGCGAGCTGGAGGGCGCCGGCGATGTCGTCGACTGCGACGGCACCACCCCCTGCCCGCTGCGCGGCGCCTGCGTGCTGCGCGGCGCGCTGCGCCGGGCACAGGAGGCGTTCTTCGCCGAACTGGACCCCCTGACGGTGAACGACCTGGTGGCAGCCCCGACCGGTCCGCTCCTCCTGGGCATCGCAAGCAGGGCACCCTCGGGGGCCGAAGGGCCCTGA
- a CDS encoding N-acetylmuramoyl-L-alanine amidase — MAAPMSADRFINALRNEGLTVVEVGAWRTHNRNHKGPWGPLHGVMIHHTVTRGTAYSVQLCRNGYSALPGPLCHGVIGKDGRVHLVGYGRANHAGLGDPDVLAAVIAERRLPPDNEATTDGNRHFYGFECVNLGDGEDPWPPAQIDAIARAAAAVCRVHRWTARSVIGHREWQPGKVDPRGFTMNSLRDRIAERLK, encoded by the coding sequence ATGGCCGCACCCATGTCCGCGGACCGGTTCATCAACGCACTGAGGAACGAAGGCCTGACCGTCGTCGAGGTCGGCGCCTGGCGCACGCACAACCGCAACCACAAGGGGCCCTGGGGCCCGCTGCACGGGGTGATGATCCACCACACCGTCACCCGCGGCACCGCGTACTCCGTCCAACTCTGCCGCAACGGCTACAGCGCCCTCCCGGGGCCGCTCTGCCACGGCGTGATCGGCAAGGACGGCCGTGTCCACCTGGTCGGCTACGGCCGCGCCAACCACGCCGGCCTGGGCGACCCCGACGTCCTGGCCGCGGTGATCGCCGAACGGCGGCTCCCCCCGGACAACGAGGCCACCACCGACGGCAACCGCCACTTCTACGGCTTCGAGTGCGTGAACCTCGGAGACGGCGAGGACCCCTGGCCCCCGGCCCAGATCGACGCCATCGCCCGCGCGGCGGCGGCCGTGTGCCGGGTCCACCGCTGGACGGCCCGCTCGGTCATCGGCCACCGCGAATGGCAACCGGGCAAGGTCGACCCCCGCGGCTTCACGATGAACTCCCTCCGGGACCGCATCGCCGAACGCCTGAAGTAG
- a CDS encoding DUF4097 family beta strand repeat-containing protein, with protein sequence MSEQSSQPSRSTWHFAEPQKITFEEPVAELRVRVVSGTVNVVAAEEGPARLEVTEVDGAPLYVVQEGGVLTVSYEDVPWNGSQGLKQWFEDKPWKAWSSGSSSGRKVWERRAAVTLTVPAATRVHVATVDATAFVSGISGETDVKGVSGDATLVGLSGQVKAHTVSGSVEAQSVTGALGFHSVSGGLTVVDGADVSVRADSVSGDMLIDLDPGPAAERPVDIALNSVSGQVAIRLPHPADARVEANTATGGVSNAFEDLRVSGQLGAKRITGTLGSGAGTLRATTVSGAIALLRRPQADPEAPAPLALDKKVL encoded by the coding sequence ATGTCAGAGCAGTCGTCCCAGCCGTCGCGGTCGACGTGGCACTTCGCCGAACCGCAGAAGATCACCTTCGAGGAGCCGGTGGCCGAGCTCCGCGTACGCGTCGTGAGCGGCACGGTGAACGTGGTCGCGGCCGAGGAGGGCCCGGCCCGCCTGGAGGTCACCGAGGTCGACGGAGCCCCCCTGTACGTCGTGCAGGAGGGCGGGGTCCTCACCGTCTCCTACGAGGACGTCCCCTGGAACGGCTCCCAGGGCCTCAAGCAGTGGTTCGAGGACAAGCCCTGGAAGGCCTGGTCGTCCGGATCCTCCTCCGGCCGCAAGGTGTGGGAGCGCCGCGCCGCGGTCACCCTCACCGTGCCCGCCGCCACCCGCGTCCACGTCGCCACGGTCGACGCGACCGCCTTCGTCTCCGGCATCTCCGGCGAGACCGACGTGAAGGGCGTCTCCGGTGACGCCACGCTGGTCGGACTGTCCGGCCAGGTCAAGGCGCACACGGTGTCCGGCAGCGTCGAGGCCCAGTCCGTCACCGGCGCCCTCGGCTTCCACTCGGTGTCGGGCGGGCTGACCGTCGTCGACGGCGCCGACGTGAGCGTGCGCGCCGACTCGGTCAGCGGCGACATGCTGATCGACCTGGACCCCGGTCCGGCCGCCGAGCGCCCGGTGGACATCGCCCTGAACTCCGTCTCCGGCCAGGTCGCGATCCGCCTCCCGCACCCCGCCGACGCCCGCGTCGAGGCCAACACCGCCACCGGCGGCGTGTCCAACGCCTTCGAGGACCTGCGGGTCTCCGGCCAGCTCGGTGCCAAGCGGATCACCGGCACGCTCGGCTCCGGCGCCGGCACCCTGCGGGCCACCACGGTCTCCGGCGCCATCGCCCTGCTGCGCCGCCCGCAGGCCGACCCCGAGGCCCCCGCTCCGCTCGCGCTCGACAAGAAGGTGCTCTGA